Within the Zea mays cultivar B73 chromosome 10, Zm-B73-REFERENCE-NAM-5.0, whole genome shotgun sequence genome, the region TGTCTCTCCTAtgttttttcttcttaatataattacACGTAGCTCTACTGCGTTTGTTAAGAAAACGTGTTAATGTTCAGAAATAAATGTTAACCGGTCTGATAGGTCATAAGATGATTTTAAGTGAAACGAACTAATCAAAGCACCAAGATAAACAAATATATCATATATCTAGATGTTTTAATCTTGTAATAGTGCTTTTGCTAAACTGAATTGTTTTGGATTAGGCGTGTTCCTTGGCAAAACAACCCTGTGTCATTATGCTTTGCTTGAAGAAATTCTGTGATTGCATTTTTTTCTTTACATGGTTGCTCCATCCTTTTTGTTTCAAATTATTTACTATATATACAAATCAATATTTCAGGCAAACGTGAGTTGTTTAAGTACTGAAACGACAGGTCATATTCAGCAACATGATTACAAGCATTCGCGCATCATATTAGATTTTTGGTTTAGTCTAACATCACATTGAAGAGGGAGATGAACGCAAGTGATGCAGCTTATGTGTTATCAATATTTGTCTCTGTTTTTATAAGATGGATCATATATTTCCTCGAAAGCGATCTTGATTGATTTTGTGTGAAGTGTATTTTTAATGACATGGGTCATGTTTTTCCTTGGAAACGACCATGAGATTGGTTGTGTATTTGCATGAAAGTTAAGGATATAATTTCCTGAAAAATACTCAATACTGTAACACAATACTCATGTAGGTAGCTTCTTATCAGTATCCAGCCATGATGGAATCCAAATCAGTGAGCCAGAGCTTTCCAACAAGTGATTCTATTTTTGCGATAATCGTTTCAAGAACTGCCAAATGAATCCTACATCAAAACTAGCAGGCGCCGTACACTAATTCCTTCCAGATTTTAAaaaatgtaaaaataagaaaggagCACTTCAGTACAGAATTACACGCATGTTAATAACAGGCGCCGTACACTAAATCCAACGTTCCTGTCAACAGAAACTTCCCGATTTCTAAGTATGAACGAAAGAACGATACAATTGACATGGTACAATCTCAGTCACCAGCAGGTCAGTTGGACCTAAAGCGACAGTGAATGAGCTGTTATGTTGCAGCGGTAATAAACAATGAAATGAATTAGACTCCTAATGCAGATTAATTCTGCAAACAATGGAACCTGGCGCAATTATTCGATTAGCATCCATCCCCttcagatcgctcgccgtcagaGAAGAAACCTGTACTTGTGCACGAGCAGTCAAAGGCCGCGTTTCTTTTTCTTGTCACACGAGTGGCCAGTCTTCCTCTTGTGGCGGCTGAAGTCCGACACAAACCGGAACGTCTGGGTGCAGCCAGGTTCCGTGCATGCGTACGGGCGCACCCCTGTATGCACCCTCATGTGCTCTGTCCTCGCCCATGGCCACTTGAATGTCTTCGCGCAGCCTGGGAATGAGCACATGAGCGGCCTTTCATCCAGGTGCACTTTGCGGTGCTGGAGCAAGTATTTATGGCAGAAGAACTTCTTCTTGCATCCTTTGACAGGACAGATGTCTCTCTTGTGCAGCGACAGGTCATGCTGGGTGCTGAAACTCATGTCACACCCTTCTATATCGCAAGAAAATTTTGCTCCTTTATCTCCATCGCCTGCCTGATGTTTACTGGTTTTTTTCTTGTCACCTTGCATCTTGGGTTTCACTTTCACAGCATCGGCCTTTTCTTTTGGAATTTCTTCAAAATTGGCTGCCGTTGTTCCATCTCCTCTTCTGTTGCACACTTCTATGTCACTTGATAATTTCATTTCCTTGCCTCCATTGTGCGAACCATCACTTGCCTGACATCTGCTGACTTTTTTCTTGCCACTTTGCATTTTGCCTCTAGATTTTACTCTCACGTCATCTGTTTTTTGTTTTCGAATTTCATTGCAGTCTATGTATGTGCCTTCATCTCCATCATCTTCATGAAGCAAATCCACAATGTCAGCCTTTTTGTGATTTTCTTGAAACTgcctatttgttttgtcattcttTTGCTTCTTAGTACTAATTTTCTTACCCATCTTTACCAATTTCTTGTTTACATTTGACAAACCATTACTTCCCTTCTCCTTGCTAAACCTCTTAGTGCCTAGCAATCGAGCACCAGATTTCACTGCTTTGACATCACCCCCTTGTGGTGGACTATTATCCCAGTCACCTATTGAGGTGTTTTCAGTGCCGTCTGTATCAAACCTGCAGTCAATGTCAACATTGTCCTTGTGTAGCTCATGAAAGCTGTTGCTTCTATTATTATCCTTTCGCCTCTTCAAACTTGATTTTTTATTTAGCGATTCATATTGTTGATGATGTCGGGTGTTCCGTGCTTCCACACTTTCATCTCCATCTTCATATTTGGCATGATTATCAGAATTTACAGGCTGATCATACACACTGCAGTGCAAAGCAGCTTCATCAGAAGCACTGGCACTGCATCTCTTCTTTTTGCCTCTAGATTTCTCAACAGAGTCCCCCTCTTTTCTTCTGGTTATCTTTTTTGAAGAATTTTGGTTGATCAGGGTAGTAGATCTTGTTGATTGTTCTTGCATCCTGTCACAACTAGCAGATAACATCGTTTTGCTGTAAACTGTTTCATGATTCTGTTCTACCTGTTCACAAGCTAAAAGTGGATGAACTTGGTTTGACATCCATTTTTTGCCACACCACCATCCAGCTACCTTTTTCTTTGTTGTGCTTGATCGCTGTCCATCTGCGAAGCTGTCTGGATTTTCCTGAGCAAATGCCTTGTAAATGATAGAATTGTATGGTACCTGCTTGCTGTAAAGTGGAGATTTGCTTTGTTTGGCACTGTAATATATGTTGATACCCATTTTTACTGCCCAGTCACTGCTCGTAGGTTCTGCATCTTCATCCTGAAGAGCCAATTGAATTCTTCCAGTGTCTTCACGTGTTGCTTTTTTGAAAGTGATATCTTTCCAGGCATGCTTCATACCAAGTTCTTCTGCTATAACTTTTGCTGCTGACTCTGCTCTAGGGTATTCTGCAAATGCATTGTGAATTAGTATGAAAAATTTCCAAGTTGCAAAAGATTGCAGGATTAGGACTTTGTCATTGCCATAATCATCAAAATGCAATAGGCCAACATCTCCTGTGTTACACTGGTTAGGCTGACTCCAGTAGTATACACATGCGGATGTGGAGCATGTGGCGTCGGCGGCGGCTGCATGCGAGCGTGGAAAAATTGAGTGCATCCAGTAGAGCGCGCATACAGATGAGTATCTACACCCACATAAGAGAGAGAAACACGTAGAAATGCGGTACTAGACGGCCGAGCGCTCATTTCGCATGTCTTCATCTGCGCTCTGCTGGAAGCGTGAATAGTTGAATACGGTCGCACAAAATATGCATCTGCGGCCTCATCCGCACACTGCTGGAGCCGGCCTTAGAGCGTTGAGGTCCAGGAGACAATGAAACCCCCATTACCCGTCCAGGTTTGAAGGCTGGCACAAACTTGATAAGACCAAAATCAGAGGACATCCCTCCCTCTGGTCGAGTTTTTTATTTAAAACTGTACTGCCACTAATCATTCTAAGTAAACAGGATACAAAGAGAAATACTAACGAGCAATGGAAAAATAATTTTGTGGATATTATGGAAAGTGCAACTACCTGGATGGCATAAGAGCATGATATTAGCACCACCAATTTGTTCAAGTCGTGTCCAAGTTTCCAAAGCATGTTCTAGACAAAACACGTGCATTCTGCAGGAATCCTTGCTGTACTTGAACAAAGTCAGTGCATCTGTTTTCATTGCAGCTTTAGCCGTGCCCAAACTAGTATTCGGAGAGGCTTTTACACCTGATGCAGTTAGATCATCAAAGTCAAGATACGCATGCCACTGCTCATGGAAGGTTAGTGACTCTCCCTGATCTGCTAGATGGATAATATTTGTTTCCATACTAACAGGAGTCATAGCAGTACTCTTATCCTCCACTGGTTGCATCAGAGATGCTATTGCTCTGGAGTTATTTTCCTCTTCATACAATTGCAAATTCGTATTTTCATCCTGAACTGATGTTCTGGAGGACTGAATATTTGTGGCTCCATTTGCCGCATTATTGTTTTCACAATTGTTTGATATATTGTTAGGTGCATCTGCTTCTTCATCAGATTCTGATGATTCATAAGCAGAAGCCAGAAGCCCAAGAGCGGAAGTGCATCCATGGGTGCTGCTGCTGTATAGCTGTCTACACCTATCAGAAACTTGGGCTGCACTCACATTTTGTATTGTATTATCATCAGTTTGATGAGCATATCCTGTTGAAAAAAAACGATATATTTACACGATGGCCTCCAAACTATGCACTAGAAGAATAATTTCATTACAATAAAAAAAATAGTATTACAATCAATGACACTTTGATACCGTTCAATCACGAAAGCGTGAAGACGTCAACAGAAACAAAATAGAAATATGCTGTTGAGTCTTGAGCATCACAGAGAAAAGTGTTGCCAACTGAATTAAACTAACTAAAACGATAAATGATTCAGAAACAATTAATATAGTTCACTAAAACATTCACCCAAGAGTTCATTTCAAAAGAAAATCCTTGTTAAAATTAGAAACATAATTCAGCCAAACAATTGAAACTTCGGCCATCAATATTTTATGGACATTTCGATTGTCAATATGAGGTATATCAGAAAGTACTTAAACAGTACACTGTTTATTGAGAATATGAATTATTATCTGGTAGGTTCATCCATATAAAAGTTATGTTTTGTCAGCAGCTTCAATGTCAAAATTGACTAGATATTGAGTTGTGACTGGAAGGGTTACTAACAAGAAAAAATGGAAGATCGATCACCTTTTATGATGCACAAGTGAATGACATAGCTGTAGATTTATGAAATTTCTGCTTTTACCAACCATTTGACCAGAAGCATAAAATAGGACTAATATTAGAATGCATATACCAGATCTAAGAGAAACATTATCGCTGTCACTATTTAAAACCAATATGTGAAATGGTGGAGGCTAGATAATGATATCAAGTAAAAGGAAAATCTTGAGGACCGGGCATTAATAGTGCAAGTTGATCCAT harbors:
- the LOC103640927 gene encoding lysine-specific demethylase JMJ705; its protein translation is MPPPAVETPEWLRNLPVAPEFRPTAAEFADPIAYILKIEPEASRYGICKIVPPLAPPPREATVERLKASFAANAASTTAGDVEAPAPTFPTRLQQVGFSAKNRRPASRRVWESGERYTLEAFRAKARDIEIPRHAVPPKHATHLQLEALFWGACAAKPFNVEYGNDMPGSGFAAPEELSLDLEGAGGNATLAARDVGETEWNMRLAPRARGSLLQPMGRDVAGVTTPMLYVAMLYSWFAWHVEDHELHSLNYLHFGKSKTWYGVPRDAMLAFEDAVRVHGYADDLNAIMAFQILNEKTTVLSPEVLLSAGVPCCRLVQNPGEFVITFPGAYHSGFSHGFNCGEATNIATPCWLQVAKEAAIRRASTNSGPMVSHYQLLYELALSLHLREPKNSHMPRSSRLRDKKKNEGERMIKETFVGSVIENNSFLSTLLDKSSCIIIPEIEFPLPSVPTTRAPEVSDKQGLIAGPCSISQQKAEETLVYGDEIDEIKEVENMSESTTSSACNQRKFYETKFGIVSSTAFCLSTSDIQIGVIGKGRSHQGGGLLDQGRLPCVQCGILSYACVAIIQPKEAAVQYVISRECMSSSAIHREIMESDDTSNRMVIAHQQGYAHQTDDNTIQNVSAAQVSDRCRQLYSSSTHGCTSALGLLASAYESSESDEEADAPNNISNNCENNNAANGATNIQSSRTSVQDENTNLQLYEEENNSRAIASLMQPVEDKSTAMTPVSMETNIIHLADQGESLTFHEQWHAYLDFDDLTASGVKASPNTSLGTAKAAMKTDALTLFKYSKDSCRMHVFCLEHALETWTRLEQIGGANIMLLCHPEYPRAESAAKVIAEELGMKHAWKDITFKKATREDTGRIQLALQDEDAEPTSSDWAVKMGINIYYSAKQSKSPLYSKQVPYNSIIYKAFAQENPDSFADGQRSSTTKKKVAGWWCGKKWMSNQVHPLLACEQVEQNHETVYSKTMLSASCDRMQEQSTRSTTLINQNSSKKITRRKEGDSVEKSRGKKKRCSASASDEAALHCSVYDQPVNSDNHAKYEDGDESVEARNTRHHQQYESLNKKSSLKRRKDNNRSNSFHELHKDNVDIDCRFDTDGTENTSIGDWDNSPPQGGDVKAVKSGARLLGTKRFSKEKGSNGLSNVNKKLVKMGKKISTKKQKNDKTNRQFQENHKKADIVDLLHEDDGDEGTYIDCNEIRKQKTDDVRVKSRGKMQSGKKKVSRCQASDGSHNGGKEMKLSSDIEVCNRRGDGTTAANFEEIPKEKADAVKVKPKMQGDKKKTSKHQAGDGDKGAKFSCDIEGCDMSFSTQHDLSLHKRDICPVKGCKKKFFCHKYLLQHRKVHLDERPLMCSFPGCAKTFKWPWARTEHMRVHTGVRPYACTEPGCTQTFRFVSDFSRHKRKTGHSCDKKKKRGL